One window of Arvicola amphibius chromosome 6, mArvAmp1.2, whole genome shotgun sequence genomic DNA carries:
- the Oscp1 gene encoding protein OSCP1 has translation MSVRTLPLLFLNLGGEMLYVLDQRLRAQNIPGDKARKVLNDIISTMFNRKFMEELFKPQELYSKKALRTVYDRLAHASIMRLNQASMDKLYDLMTMAFKYQVLLCPRPKDVLLVTFNHLDSIKGFICDSPTILHQVDETFRQLIEIYGSLSAGEFQLIRQTLLIFFQDLHIRVSTFLKDKVQNSNGRFVLPVSGPVPWGTEVPGVIRMFNDKGEEVKKIEFKHGGDYVAAHKEGSFELYGARVLKLGTNMYSVNRPVETHMSATSNNLASRTQENIAPNPLAKEELNFLARLMGGMEIKKTSGPEPGFRLNLFTTDEEEEHAALSRPEELSYEVINIQATQDQQRNEELARIMGEFEITEQPEITGQSASKGDDLLAMMDRL, from the exons ttctAAACGACATCATCTCAACCATGTTCAACAGAAAGTTTATGGAGGAACTGTTCAAACCCCAGGAGCTGTACTCGAAAAAGGCCCTGAGGACGGTGTACGACCGCCTGGCTCACGCCTCCATTATGCGACTGAACCAAGCCAGCATGGATAAG CTCTATGACCTGATGACCATGGCTTTCAAATACCAAGTGCTGCTGTGTCCTCGCCCCAAAGATGTGCTGCTGGTCACTTTCAACCATTTAGACTCCATCAAGGGATTCATCTGTGACTCCCCAACCATCCTGCATCAAGTAGACGAGACCTTCCGGCAGCTAATAGAA ATATATGGGAGTCTCTCTGCCGGGGAGTTCCAGTTGATCCGGCAGACACTGCTCATCTTCTTCCAAGACCTGCATATCCGA gtatccACATTTCTAAAGGACAAAGTTCAAAATTCTAATGGTCGCTTTGTATTGCCAGTGTCCGGGCCTGTTCCCTGGGGAACTGAAGTTCCTGGAGTCATCAG AATGTTCAACGACAAAGGCGAAGAAGTGAAGAAGATAGAATTCAAGCATGGCGGAGACTATGTTGCTGCACATAAGGAAGGTTCTTTTGAGCTGTATGGAGCTAGAGTCTTGAAACTGGGAACTAACAT GTACAGCGTGAATCGGCCTGTCGAAACTCATATGTCTGCAACATCAAATAACTTAGCCTCAAGGACACAG GAAAACATTGCTCCAAACCCTCTTGCCAAAGAAGAGCTGAATTTCTTGGCCAGGCTAATGGGAGGGATGGAAATCAAGAAAACGAGCGGCCCTGAACCAGGATTCCGGTTGAATCTGTTTACGACGGATGAAGAGGAGGA ACACGCAGCACTGTCCAGGCCAGAGGAGTTATCCTATGAAGTCATCAACATACAGGCTACACAG GACCAGCAGCGGAATGAGGAGTTGGCCCGGATCATGGGGGAGTTTGAGATCACAGAGCAGCCGGAGATCACAGGGCAGAGCGCAAGCAAGGGAGATGACTTGCTCGCCATGATGGACAGGTTATAG